A stretch of the Kroppenstedtia eburnea genome encodes the following:
- a CDS encoding PrsW family glutamic-type intramembrane protease, with translation MIETMRQWGTACLQYGEQRWKRWREAHPELLRWGRKAYILLAWVLMPLAVLAWIFIPQARQAMVQFLWSYYLLWQFWFLARSKTMTWTGTARFFAVGAWLIAPLSALIIYFTHGLFAEGALSVRADWSSEVLGPFVEETVKLFPFFLLFLWTRRTQTFSLTDYLLAGAAVGVGFDFMEEMLRRWVTADSGSGLFGFLAELLSDTEQNWGVFTLFPGSFESHEAFSSGHGIWSGFVTLAIGLGIHLQKRWGRKAFLLPLAVFAWAVFDHGAWNAHSDGMPLPLEWLYLLTGQGHFFKWVFVAAFLLAIGLDYRRLNRVGERLPLLPGERLLEPLTELLTILQAIPRGRQVWGHMVLFTRERRRLGFSLLAPRDDDIEVEQEPLRQTLHRRSLILGSALAALLLLWLSADVYILHDGPDAYFTGLLDRLADWWQGLNGWEKAGVITAVTVLGGMLTVATGGGFLAGGFTALGAALTAHDILQNPEPTKAFLKDPVGTLKQWGKELLRRPPQEAGVLVLAVAADQLSRRVPVIRVVDELIHRGKAALQRFARRWMPGRSMQEAGTGARVDWTGPDVRQSRGTGSSGGGDGKEPEKKKTGWERFEEEDPLPGSLGTSKTRSLFKSVLDQAYKEDPGRKTTFGIPDDIVVKDGRITIVEEAKMYSKKEFERLANLAEDDPDRFIRRGIPANTDARQIRYIQFKKHKESVNYLLNNLDKISSAKELGITHSDAKVEYMLKVPKWASEDMLEKMKKAFEEQLNITVKYRRIDWGGKG, from the coding sequence TTGATTGAAACGATGCGGCAGTGGGGGACCGCTTGCCTGCAATATGGGGAACAACGGTGGAAACGGTGGAGAGAAGCCCATCCCGAACTGCTTCGCTGGGGGAGGAAGGCATACATCCTGTTGGCCTGGGTCCTGATGCCCCTCGCCGTCCTCGCCTGGATCTTCATCCCGCAAGCGAGGCAGGCGATGGTTCAGTTCTTGTGGAGCTACTACCTGCTGTGGCAATTTTGGTTCCTCGCCCGCAGCAAGACGATGACCTGGACGGGGACCGCCCGTTTTTTTGCGGTGGGTGCATGGCTGATCGCCCCCTTATCGGCCTTGATCATCTACTTCACTCATGGCCTGTTTGCTGAGGGAGCCCTTTCCGTGCGGGCGGACTGGAGCAGTGAGGTGTTGGGGCCCTTCGTCGAGGAGACGGTGAAGCTGTTCCCTTTCTTTCTCCTCTTCCTGTGGACCCGGCGTACCCAAACCTTCAGCCTGACCGACTATCTGTTGGCCGGTGCGGCGGTCGGGGTCGGGTTTGACTTTATGGAGGAGATGTTGCGGCGTTGGGTGACGGCGGATTCCGGAAGCGGGTTGTTTGGTTTCCTGGCGGAACTGTTGTCCGACACTGAGCAGAATTGGGGGGTATTCACCCTGTTTCCCGGCTCCTTTGAAAGCCATGAGGCCTTCTCCTCGGGGCATGGGATCTGGAGCGGGTTTGTCACCTTGGCGATCGGACTGGGGATTCATTTGCAGAAACGGTGGGGGAGGAAGGCTTTCCTCCTTCCGTTGGCGGTCTTCGCCTGGGCCGTGTTCGACCATGGGGCCTGGAACGCTCACAGTGACGGGATGCCGTTACCCTTGGAGTGGCTGTATCTGTTGACAGGACAGGGACACTTCTTTAAATGGGTCTTCGTGGCGGCGTTTCTGTTGGCGATCGGGCTGGACTACCGCCGGTTGAACCGGGTGGGGGAAAGGTTGCCCCTGCTCCCCGGTGAGCGCCTGTTGGAGCCCTTGACGGAGCTGTTGACGATTCTGCAGGCGATCCCCCGGGGGCGACAAGTATGGGGCCACATGGTCTTGTTCACCCGGGAACGAAGGCGCCTCGGTTTCTCGTTGCTGGCGCCACGGGATGATGACATCGAGGTGGAACAGGAACCCCTGCGTCAGACGCTCCACCGGCGTTCCCTGATTCTGGGGAGTGCCTTGGCCGCTTTGCTGTTGCTGTGGCTGTCCGCTGATGTTTATATCCTGCATGATGGACCGGATGCCTATTTCACAGGTCTGCTGGACCGTCTCGCTGACTGGTGGCAAGGGCTGAACGGCTGGGAAAAGGCGGGGGTGATCACCGCCGTCACCGTGCTGGGTGGCATGCTGACGGTGGCGACGGGAGGCGGTTTCCTGGCGGGAGGATTCACCGCTCTCGGTGCCGCACTCACCGCCCATGACATCCTGCAAAACCCGGAGCCGACAAAGGCTTTTCTGAAAGATCCAGTCGGAACCTTGAAACAGTGGGGAAAGGAGTTGCTCCGGCGCCCACCCCAGGAAGCCGGGGTCCTCGTCCTGGCTGTGGCGGCGGATCAGCTTTCCCGTCGCGTCCCTGTCATCCGGGTGGTGGATGAGCTGATCCACCGGGGAAAAGCGGCCCTCCAGCGTTTTGCGCGGAGATGGATGCCCGGCCGCTCCATGCAGGAGGCCGGCACGGGAGCAAGAGTGGACTGGACCGGACCGGATGTGAGGCAATCCCGCGGGACCGGGAGTTCCGGCGGAGGAGATGGGAAGGAGCCGGAGAAAAAGAAGACAGGATGGGAACGCTTTGAAGAAGAAGATCCCCTGCCGGGAAGTCTGGGGACGAGTAAGACCAGGAGTTTGTTTAAAAGCGTTTTGGATCAGGCTTATAAAGAAGATCCCGGGCGAAAAACCACCTTTGGGATTCCGGATGATATAGTGGTCAAAGATGGAAGAATTACGATCGTGGAAGAAGCGAAGATGTATTCGAAAAAGGAATTTGAGCGGCTGGCTAATCTGGCGGAGGATGATCCTGATCGATTTATTAGGCGAGGTATTCCGGCAAATACTGATGCAAGGCAGATACGCTATATTCAATTTAAGAAGCATAAGGAGTCTGTAAACTATCTCCTCAACAATCTGGACAAGATTTCCTCAGCCAAGGAGCTGGGAATCACTCATTCCGATGCGAAGGTGGAATATATGCTGAAAGTGCCGAAATGGGCGTCCGAAGACATGTTGGAGAAGATGAAGAAGGCTTTTGAAGAGCAGCTCAACATCACGGTGAAATATCGCCGCATCGACTGGGGTGGGAAAGGATAA